A single Antechinus flavipes isolate AdamAnt ecotype Samford, QLD, Australia chromosome 5, AdamAnt_v2, whole genome shotgun sequence DNA region contains:
- the UCN3 gene encoding LOW QUALITY PROTEIN: urocortin-3 (The sequence of the model RefSeq protein was modified relative to this genomic sequence to represent the inferred CDS: deleted 2 bases in 1 codon) has translation MLFSVQFLFLLLLLGTSRTSNSHKLYQTESIFRCINAALSGAKNQLDDGSSLSKRSFGYIPSEELSSEKEDKKDKEEDEEDKEKRTLSGRDGIGAGIEGTRYKYQSQAQLTRKLYQNKAQSDRRTKFTLSLDVPTNIMNILFNIAKAKNLKAKAAANAHLMAQIGRRK, from the exons ATGCTGTTTTCTGTTCAATTTCTGTTCCTCCTGCTGCTTCTAGGAACCTCAAGAACAAGCAACTCCCATAAGCTCTACCAGACAGAGTCCATCTTCAGGTGTATTAATGCAGCCCTGTCTGGGGCTAAGAATCAACTGGATGATGGGTCCTCATTGAGCAAGAGGAGCTTCGGTTACATTCCCAGTGAGGAACTATCATCTGAGAAGGAAGACAAGAAGGacaaagaagaagatgaagaagataaggaaaaaagaacattatct GGTAGGGATGGGATTGGGGCAGGGATTGAGGGTACCAGGTATAAGTACCAGTCCCAGGCACAGCTAACCAGGAAGTTATACCAGAACAAGGCCCAGAGTGATCGGCGAACTAAGTTCACCCTGTCCCTTGATGTCCCTACCAACATTATGAATATCCTCTTCAACATAGCTAAAGCTAAGAACTTGAAGGCTAAAGCAGCTGCCAATGCTCATCTTATGGCACAAATTGGGCGAAGGAAATAA